From a single Sebastes umbrosus isolate fSebUmb1 chromosome 17, fSebUmb1.pri, whole genome shotgun sequence genomic region:
- the LOC119475147 gene encoding cytochrome c oxidase subunit 7B, mitochondrial — translation MFRFTRAAANFTGQAARQVRNSSTTTPDFHAKYGTGLMVGGAVFCTAVWAYVLTQTGITWNLSPVGKVMPKEWRQPEEE, via the exons ATGTTCAGGTTCACTAGAGCTGCTGCGAACTTCACCG GTCAGGCCGCAAGGCAGGTGAGGAATTCATCCACCACCACCCCGGACTTCCACGCCAAGTACGGTACCGGCCTGATGGTCGGCGGAGCGGTCTTCTGCACGGCTGTGTGGGCATAC GTGCTGACTCAGACTGGCATCACCTGGAATCTGTCACCTGTTGGGAAGGTCATGCCCAAAGAGTGGAGACAGCCCGAGGAGGAGTGA